One genomic segment of Micromonospora sp. WMMC415 includes these proteins:
- a CDS encoding urease subunit alpha produces MSAVARDRYVALYGPTTGDRIRLADTNLLIEVEQDHCAGGDEAVFGGGKVIRESMGQSRATRADGALDTVITGAVVLDHWGVVKADVGVRDGRIVALGRAGNPDTMDGVHPDLVIGPATEVIAGNGRILTAGAVDTHVHFICPQIVTEALASGITTLVGGGTGPAEGTRATTVTPNAWHLARMHEALDAFPVNVLLLGKGNTVSTEALWEQLRAGAGGFKLHEDWGTTPAAIDACLRVADASGVQVSIHTDTLNEAGFVADTLRAIGGRAIHSYHTEGAGGGHAPDIITVAGEPNVLPSSTNPTRPYTRNTLAEHLDMLMVCHHLNPAVPEDLAFAESRIRPSTMAAEDLLHDLGAISIIGSDAQAMGRVGEVILRTWQSAHVMKARVGALPGDGAADNHRARRYVAKYTVCAAMANGLDGEIGSVEPGKLADLVLWDPAFFGVRPHLVLKGGFIAYAQMGDANASIPTPQPMLPRPMFGGYGVAPAATSLAFVAPAALDAGLRLDVRRRVVPVADVRSRGKADLPNNGAMPHIEVDPDTFTVRVDGAVVEPDPVPELPMSQRYFLF; encoded by the coding sequence ATGAGCGCGGTCGCACGGGACCGGTACGTCGCCCTGTACGGGCCGACCACCGGTGACCGGATCCGGCTGGCCGACACCAACCTGCTGATCGAGGTGGAGCAGGACCACTGCGCCGGCGGCGACGAGGCCGTCTTCGGCGGCGGCAAGGTCATCCGCGAGTCGATGGGCCAGTCCCGGGCGACCCGCGCGGACGGCGCCCTCGACACGGTGATCACGGGTGCGGTGGTGCTGGACCACTGGGGCGTGGTCAAGGCCGACGTGGGTGTCCGCGACGGGCGGATCGTGGCGCTGGGCCGCGCCGGCAACCCGGACACCATGGACGGTGTCCATCCCGACCTGGTGATCGGTCCGGCGACCGAGGTGATCGCAGGCAACGGTCGCATCCTCACCGCCGGGGCGGTCGACACCCACGTCCACTTCATCTGCCCGCAGATCGTCACCGAGGCCCTCGCCAGCGGCATCACCACCCTGGTCGGCGGGGGCACCGGGCCGGCCGAGGGCACCCGGGCCACCACGGTCACCCCGAACGCCTGGCACCTGGCCCGGATGCACGAGGCCCTCGACGCGTTCCCGGTGAACGTGCTGCTGCTCGGCAAGGGCAACACGGTCTCCACCGAGGCGCTGTGGGAGCAGTTGCGGGCCGGGGCCGGCGGCTTCAAGCTGCACGAGGACTGGGGCACGACGCCCGCCGCGATCGACGCCTGCCTGCGGGTGGCCGACGCCTCCGGCGTGCAGGTCTCGATCCACACCGACACCCTCAACGAGGCCGGTTTCGTGGCCGACACGCTGCGGGCGATCGGCGGGCGGGCCATCCACTCGTACCACACCGAGGGGGCCGGCGGCGGCCACGCGCCGGACATCATCACCGTGGCCGGCGAGCCGAACGTGCTGCCGTCGTCGACCAACCCGACCCGCCCGTACACCCGCAACACCCTGGCCGAGCACCTGGACATGCTGATGGTCTGCCACCACCTCAATCCGGCGGTGCCGGAGGACCTGGCGTTCGCCGAGAGCCGGATCCGACCGTCCACGATGGCCGCCGAGGACCTGCTGCACGACCTGGGCGCGATCTCGATCATCGGCTCGGACGCGCAGGCGATGGGGCGCGTCGGGGAGGTGATCCTGCGGACCTGGCAGAGCGCGCACGTCATGAAGGCCCGGGTCGGCGCGCTGCCCGGCGACGGCGCGGCGGACAACCACCGGGCCCGGCGGTACGTCGCGAAGTACACCGTCTGCGCGGCCATGGCGAACGGCCTGGACGGTGAGATCGGCTCGGTCGAGCCGGGCAAGCTCGCCGACCTGGTGCTGTGGGATCCGGCCTTCTTCGGCGTCCGCCCGCACCTGGTGCTCAAGGGCGGCTTCATCGCGTACGCCCAGATGGGCGACGCGAACGCGTCGATCCCGACGCCGCAGCCGATGCTGCCGCGCCCGATGTTCGGCGGCTACGGCGTGGCGCCCGCCGCCACCAGCCTCGCCTTCGTGGCGCCGGCCGCGCTCGACGCCGGGCTGCGGCTGGACGTACGGCGGCGGGTCGTCCCGGTGGCCGACGTGCGGTCGCGGGGCAAGGCCGACCTGCCGAACAACGGTGCGATGCCGCACATCGAGGTGGATCCGGACACCTTCACCGTCCGCGTCGACGGGGCGGTGGTGGAGCCGGATCCGGTGCCGGAGCTGCCGATGTCCCAGCGGTACTTCCTGTTCTGA